From Candidatus Dormiibacterota bacterium, a single genomic window includes:
- a CDS encoding transglycosylase domain-containing protein — protein MVILGLIVVFLLPLLGIPAITAQAVGPLPAVSGLASNKMEQDTLIYDRHGTLLADIGKAGDHRIVVPLTYISSWVVKATLATEDRTFYTNSGIDIGGIVRAAIANYQHHKIQQGGSTISQQLVKQVYIGSNAPTDIQRKLKEAILAIELNREYSKNQILEMYLNTIFYGSQTYGIEAAARSYFQSNAHDVTLAQAAMLAGLPQAPTQYNPVVNFASAKQRQAQVLAAMVGEKYITAAQAAEAYAVKLQVTPPITKFEAPYFVDYVLKTLAKAPYNITNDANNRKGYRVYTSLDLPLQHMAEQVVREQIAQKGNFYNFHDAALVSMNPKTGEVLAMVGGDDYNRPGGQFNLAYDVPRPPGSSFKIFTYTAAIESRKVNMLSPVLDDPMVFPTGGDGPGYVSGFAKYIPANYDRRFHGTLPLKMVMGNSLNIPALKVELRTGIPAVVDMASRLGLTCLGEPCGSKKPEDYGMSLTLGAYPVRLADMATAASTLATLGVRHREAPILSIKDGLGHDVFTYDPAKNEYRAVDPGVAFIIASIMSDDRNRCMSFGCHGDLTLPGRHVAAKTGTTNDFKDNWTIGFTPSLATAVWVGNPDNKPLSHNSTGIVGAAPIWHKFMAQALAASPDEWYPVPAGLHQIGQDFFLPGTENLPKTLAQPWPQCKLPANYNPYSLTYSQITVDGVYCIVNPPPPPPAPAPTPSPTSCPNGVLPGGECKPNN, from the coding sequence ATGGTCATCCTCGGCCTGATCGTCGTCTTCCTGCTGCCGCTGCTGGGTATCCCCGCAATCACGGCGCAGGCTGTCGGTCCGCTCCCAGCCGTCAGCGGGCTCGCCTCCAACAAGATGGAGCAGGACACCCTCATCTACGACCGGCATGGCACCTTGCTGGCGGATATCGGCAAGGCGGGCGACCATCGCATCGTCGTGCCGCTCACCTACATCTCGTCCTGGGTCGTGAAGGCAACCCTCGCTACCGAGGACCGCACCTTTTACACCAACAGCGGCATCGACATCGGTGGCATCGTGCGCGCCGCCATTGCGAACTATCAACACCACAAGATTCAGCAGGGTGGCAGCACCATCAGTCAGCAGCTCGTCAAGCAGGTCTACATCGGATCGAATGCCCCAACGGACATCCAGCGCAAGCTCAAGGAAGCGATCCTCGCCATCGAGCTGAACCGCGAATACAGCAAGAACCAGATCCTCGAGATGTACCTGAACACCATCTTCTACGGCAGTCAGACCTACGGGATCGAGGCCGCCGCGCGCAGCTACTTCCAATCGAACGCCCATGACGTCACGCTGGCACAGGCCGCCATGCTCGCCGGCTTACCGCAGGCGCCGACGCAGTACAACCCGGTCGTGAACTTTGCGTCGGCCAAGCAACGGCAAGCGCAGGTGCTGGCGGCGATGGTCGGCGAGAAGTACATCACCGCCGCGCAAGCCGCCGAGGCCTATGCGGTCAAGCTGCAGGTCACTCCCCCGATCACGAAATTCGAAGCACCCTACTTTGTCGACTACGTGTTGAAGACGCTCGCCAAGGCCCCCTACAACATCACGAACGATGCCAACAACCGCAAGGGCTACCGCGTTTACACGAGCCTCGATCTGCCCCTTCAGCACATGGCGGAGCAGGTGGTGCGTGAGCAGATCGCGCAGAAGGGGAACTTTTACAACTTTCACGATGCCGCCCTCGTTAGCATGAACCCGAAAACCGGCGAGGTCTTGGCGATGGTCGGCGGCGATGACTACAACCGGCCGGGCGGACAGTTCAACCTCGCCTACGACGTGCCGCGGCCTCCGGGATCGAGCTTCAAGATCTTCACCTACACCGCCGCGATCGAGAGTCGCAAGGTGAACATGCTGAGCCCGGTGCTCGACGACCCGATGGTGTTCCCGACGGGTGGCGATGGTCCTGGTTACGTGAGCGGCTTCGCCAAGTACATTCCTGCGAACTACGACCGTCGCTTCCACGGCACCCTTCCCCTGAAGATGGTCATGGGCAACTCGCTCAACATTCCCGCGCTCAAAGTGGAGCTGCGGACCGGGATCCCCGCCGTGGTCGATATGGCGTCACGCCTCGGCCTCACCTGCCTCGGCGAACCCTGCGGCTCGAAAAAGCCCGAAGACTATGGCATGAGCCTGACCCTCGGTGCCTATCCCGTGCGCCTGGCGGACATGGCCACCGCGGCCTCAACCCTCGCCACACTCGGCGTCCGTCACCGTGAGGCGCCGATCCTCAGCATCAAGGACGGGCTCGGACACGATGTCTTCACCTACGATCCGGCCAAGAACGAGTACCGAGCCGTCGATCCCGGCGTCGCCTTCATCATCGCGTCGATCATGTCGGACGACCGCAACCGCTGCATGTCATTTGGCTGCCACGGCGACCTGACCCTCCCGGGACGCCACGTCGCCGCCAAGACCGGCACGACGAACGATTTCAAGGACAACTGGACGATCGGCTTCACACCGAGCCTGGCGACGGCGGTATGGGTCGGCAACCCCGACAACAAGCCGCTCAGCCACAACTCGACCGGTATCGTCGGCGCCGCACCGATCTGGCACAAGTTCATGGCCCAGGCGCTGGCCGCCTCGCCCGACGAGTGGTACCCAGTCCCGGCCGGTCTCCATCAGATTGGCCAGGACTTCTTCCTGCCTGGGACCGAAAATCTACCGAAGACGCTGGCGCAACCGTGGC
- a CDS encoding zinc ribbon domain-containing protein: protein MSSSEPVAKAGTVFCRSCGKSIEAGARFCRFCGKSQVEPVAGSASSGASTASAGHHGDRGVEHLLRQLFPRHHLQDEFTHIGTIAAFLMALIGFVVGFFYNYGWLGSNFLLGSIALLLFLILRESTLSHIRVRDAGSSASSTSSTSGSRYHAGRRPATGPAEAANAESSPPTSTRPPATPR, encoded by the coding sequence TTGTCGAGTTCGGAACCGGTGGCCAAAGCGGGAACGGTGTTCTGCCGCTCGTGCGGTAAGTCCATCGAGGCAGGCGCACGCTTCTGCCGCTTCTGTGGCAAGTCGCAAGTGGAGCCGGTCGCCGGCTCGGCGTCCTCCGGAGCGTCGACGGCATCGGCCGGCCATCATGGCGACAGGGGCGTCGAGCACTTGCTCCGCCAGCTCTTCCCCCGGCATCATCTCCAGGACGAGTTCACGCACATCGGGACGATCGCCGCCTTCTTGATGGCGCTGATCGGATTCGTGGTCGGCTTCTTCTACAACTACGGCTGGCTCGGCAGCAACTTCCTTCTCGGCTCGATCGCGCTCCTGCTGTTCCTGATCCTGCGCGAATCGACGTTGAGCCACATCCGGGTACGCGATGCCGGATCATCGGCCTCCTCGACGTCATCGACAAGCGGAAGCCGGTATCACGCCGGGCGTCGCCCCGCGACGGGCCCGGCCGAGGCAGCCAACGCTGAGTCCTCGCCGCCCACGAGCACCAGGCCGCCCGCCACCCCCCGATAA